TATTATTAGCTACGCTCCTTGTAACTTCATTTTGACCTCATTTTGTCGCTTGTAACTCAAAAGTTATCACTTTattctttgaaactcaaaatttgtttcaCTTTGTCTTGTAGACTCTCACTTCTCCTTGAAATTTATAGGTCGCCTCCTGAAACATATGTGAGACCCACCACCgaaataaatttgattataaatcttCATTATGTGTAAACattcacaacaacaacaacaacaacaacaaagccttttcccactaagtggggtcggctatatgaatcctagaacgccattgcgctcggttttgtatcatgtcctccgttagatccaagtactcaagtcttttcttagggtctcttccaaagttttcctaggtcttcctctaccccttcggccctgaacctctgtcccgtagtcacattttcgaaccggagcgtcagtaggccttctttgcacatgtccaaaccaccggaaccgattttctcttatatttccttcaattttggctactcctactttacctcggatatcctcattcccaatcttatcctttctcgtgtgcccatacatcccacgaagcatcctcatctccgctacacccattttgtgtacgtgttgatgcttcaccgcccaacattctatgccatacaacatcgctggccttattgccgtcctataaaattttcccttgagcttcagtggcctacgacggtcacacaacacgccggatgcactcttacacttcatccatccagcttatattctatggttgagatctccatctaattctccgttctcttgcaagatagatcctaggtagcgaaaacggtcactttttgtgatcttcgctagattgctccggtcattagtgtggataagtatataaatggatagagataggaaagcaaacacaagatgtacgtggttcacccagattggctacgtccacggaatagaggagttctcattaattgtgaagggtttacacaagtacatatgttcaagctctcctttagtgagtacaagtgaatgatttagtacaaatgacattaggaaatattgtgggagaatgatctcgtaaccacgaaacttctaagtaccggagtgtggtatcgtcttgaccttccttatctgtctcataggtagatgtgacatcttctctggaagtactcttcctccatccaggggtggtatctgtaactggtggagatgaacaaggtaatgtatcaatgtcacttgaagcttacttgtagtttcaggcttggtcaagcgcgatacaaaccatgtagtaggagtcccccaagtcgccgagctaggggatctgctgaaagaggtgacagacaaggtaagcaattagagctccggctgattgttcacattctccctatcttgcaggcagcatgaaggataaagaaaagaaaaatgagaagagatgatatgggatacttttgcttttgaagaagtaactttccacaggcttattcttgaactgggctggagggttttctggtttcctccagagtataaggccgactgaagaatttgagggtcaaaacaagtccatcaaatctagagtacgttcgaccctgctgatatgggatacttttgcttttgacagagtagtggatgtatcggcacgtgtgctgttacgcttgtctccacatgcttccttgtatccttctcacttgccctatctgttcctcaggcagatgcggtatcttccctggaagcataagatgttgaagatgagtactcgagagcaatgccaggtaagtaatcaggtaaggggttccaggcagtcagttcctggctggaagcttgattccaagtgctgactgattgctctctttctccttgtcttgcaggtaagaacaaggccaaaggaaaagacagggaaaaagcatgatatgggatactctttcttttaaccctgatgatatgagatattcttgctctagtatagcttgtttacagaggtattatcggggggaaagaaagctgaatatttcgaaaggcttcgttgggagtgccctctcagataagaggaagggttgagcatttttgcaggtctgcctgtccgttggggatggaggtcaacatatataggagtctccctaacatcaagtaataatgctactcctttaccctgcttggtcatagcacggtagtgggagctgccagcttcacaagttttaactctgtcagagcactttgaaaaagtggtctgtggtatctggaaagctgatgttgcgtgtgaagattacagacaagctttatccaaggagatccagctcttgaagttgggaaagtggtgcctcttcggttttcgaacaagcaatcctgtcggggatctggctctctagattcggagaacgatgcctcttcgatttttgagaaagcaatcctgctgggggtctggctctcgagattcggagagcggtgtcttcgatttttgagaaagtaatcatgttgggaatctggttctcgagattcggagggcggtgcctcttcgattttggagcaagcaatcttgttgggagtgttttctcgaatgtgagtaaaggttgggcatgtttgctagtctaccttgccacgaagcacagaggttgacacacagggactttccaattatccagcagtggtactgttcctttaccctcttttcgatttttgagaaagtaatcatgttaggagtctggctctcgagattcggagggcggtgcctcttcgattttggagcaagcaatcttgttgggggtgttttctcgaatgtgagtaaaggttgggcatgtttgctagtctaccttgccacgaagcacagatgttgacacacagggactttccaattatccagcagtggtactgttcctttaccctctcttcgatttttgagaaagtaatcatgttgggagtctggctctcgagattcggagggcggtgcctcttcgattttggagcaagcaatcttgttgggagtgttttctcgaatgtgagtaaaggttgggcatgtttgctagtctaccttgccacgaagcacagaggttgacacaccgggactttccaattatccagcagtggtactgttcctttacccttatgggtaataatatggtagctaaaccttcaaaatttatgtgtctaaactttgttagtgttgtttctttgctattcttttacccttcttggtcagagcgatgtagtgggagctgcaagcttcacgtgtctcaactttgtcagagaactttggcaaagttatatgtggtacccatgagctactgttgcgtgtgggaagtgggtgattgaacagtacgattcatgtgctttctacttcgccagaaatcttcgacagaatgcccataatttccgcaaagctgagtgcgtgtgacaggtgctgacaaggctggaaaagtaggtgcctcttcgattttttagatcggccctcgtgttctctgagcagcccagcttttgagaaagcaagcctcttcgatttctgagatcggccttcgtggtctttgagcaacccagcttttgagaaagcaaacgcctcttcgatttctgagatcgaccctcgtggtctctgagcagcccagcttttgagaaagcaaacgcctcttcgatttctgagcaggcgcctcttcgatttctgaagcttcgtcgagtgcagatttttataggggctgacattaagttccaaagcacacttgaatatccaccaatagaagctccattcttgcacttctaagatcttgatttgtccgacctcttctctcttcaacacctttgaaaatgtctggcccctccgaccgtcgttttgacttgaaccttgttgaagaggcagccccgccttctccagacaacatatggcgcccatccttcgtctcccatactggtcctcttaccgttggggattccgtgatgaagaatgatatgaccgctgcggtagtggccaggaacattctcactcccaaagataacagactactttccaaacggtctgatgagttggctgttaaggattatctggctcttagtgttcagtgtgcaggttctgtgtctaatatggcccaacgcctatttgctcgaacccgccaagttgaatcattggcggctgaagtgatgagtctcaaacaggagattagagggctcaagcatgagaataaacagttgcaccggctcgcacatgactatgctacaaacatgaagaggaagcttgaccagatgaaggaatctgatggtcaggttttacttgatcatcagagatttgtgggtttgttccaaaggcatttattgccttcgtcttctggggctgtaccgcataatgaagctccaaatgatcaacctctgatgcctcctccttctagggttctgtccagtactgaggctccaaatgatccccctccggtgccttctctttctagggctctaccgactgctgagacttctcctaagcaacctttgtgaatgctccctcttgtttgtttattttgactcaagtatatgtacatatttgtaacttatcggggatatcaataaatatgctttccttcatttcaacgtattgtgttaaatacaccaaagccttcttcgctaagttctttgaattttcttttgttgaagcttgtatgttgaagctttgtcagtggagcatgtaggttgaggtagtgttcccttaatttcccgagtgaggaaaacttctcggttggagacttggaaaatccaagtcactgagtgggatcggctatatgaatcttagaacgccattgtgttctgtcctgtgtcatgtcctccgttagatccaagtactctaagtcttttcttagggtctcttccaaagttttcctaggtcttcctctaccccttcggccctgaacctctgtcccatagttgcatcttctaatcggagcgtcagtaggccttctttgcacatgtccaaaccaccgtaaccgattttctctcatctttccttcaatttcggctactcctactttaccccggatatcctcattcctaatcttatcctcaTTATGTGTAAACattcaacaataaaaaaaataaagtttaaaagaaattgaagagatgaaaaaaaacaaaaaaaaaacaacttgatTAGCCTGGCCTAGCCAAATTAAACTcacataagaaattaacagaTCAAAGGCAATGTgaattgaattttgaattttatagaGACGACTTTCAAGTTTCAGAGGCAAAATAATATCAAAATCGAGTTCCGGATGGTAAAGTGGAGCAAACTATTGAGTTTCGAAGAGTAAAGTGGTGATTTTTGAGTTAAAAGGGAATAGAGGAAGATTAAAATCGAGTTCCAGGAAATGTATCTAAAAATAAGgcaaaaaaaactgaaataagAAAAGTGTTTCAAACTTGAAATTCCCACTTCCAATATGCAATGCTTGTTAAGAATAGGTTCAATAACGATTAGAATTAATCCATAGTGGCAACTTTTTACACATCCATCAAACATCCCAACACTAATTAACAAATCTCAGATGGCTTTTAAGAATCTTTGCTTCTATTTTTGACAGCATTCTTGACTCCTTTTCTGACAGCATTCTTGAGCACTCCTGTTTTGACAGATGATGCTGGATTGATGGCCTTTCTAATTTTGAAGACGTTCCAAGCAATGCAAGCACAATGCCCCGCTGTTGCAATCACATCCTCAGTTGCCTCCCCTGCACTCTCCCCAAACCTGCCGGTTCCCAACATTACTAGCAATTCAACTCACATATCCAAGAATCAAAAGTGTATATATGACGGGAAATATGCATAATTAGAACTGGTTATAATCTTTTGATAGagaatataaataaaaagacACCAAACAGACTGTAAGCTGTCTATATAAACGCGGTTTAGTACTTCATTATGtaatagccgaccccacttagtgggaaaaggctttgttgttgttgttgttgttgttggtcatTATTACCTGTTGCTGACGATTCTACCAGCAGCACCCTTGGTAGCTGATAGGGCTTGTTTCTCTGCAACTTCAGCTGCATCCAAAATCTTATCTGCAATTTGCAGGATGAACCATATTTCAATATGTAGCCTTGGCAATGTGGAGAATTTTTCGAATATGCATTCAAAGGAACGGCTAtatttaaatgttttagatcaAACCATTATATATGACGGTATACTGAATCTCAAAAAGCAATGTATGGCAGAATTTTCGATGTAAAGAATGTATGAATTTGAACTTACTGATGGCATCAAGTGAAGCCAAGAGGACCTGTCCCGGAACCAAGGCGAAGAATGACTTCCCTGCTTTGGAGTTGACTACCGGCCCCATCACCGATCCGGTCGCAATACCAACCCCATCAAGCATAGCTTTGCTGAGCTTTGATGTCATCTTTGACAAATTTTTCACACTGAATCATGGCAATACAGAAGATCCATTCACTTGAGAACCTTTCAATACACGCACACAAAATAATGTAAAGAAAATGTGTCTAACCGTTTTAAGTTCTTGTTGATTCCACTCTTCTTTTTTGCAGCAGATTTGCTGCTACTGCTTCCTTGTTCTTTGACATAACTTTTCCCCTCCACGGGACGAGCCAATGTCGCTTCCCCTCCCTTTTGGACCTGTTTTCTTCTCCCATCATGCAAATTATTGTTAGATGTTTGAAATTGAtcatttgaacaaaaaaaaaaaaaaaaacagttttaaGTTGTCACAGAATAAGTTACCAATATATATCAAACTTATGTCGTCCCAGACATATTACAGTACCGCAATTTGTAAAATCTTTGACCATTAAAACTTTGTAAATCGGGATATTAACTTTTGTTACATGTTGTACTGTTTTTAGGGTTAAAAGAATGTTGGCTCGGCCAAGTTAACTAGGGCGTGTGTTTCCCATATGAAGCAAAGTTCGAATTCTTGGCaccaaatttaaataaattgtgtgtaaaatacaaaaattaaatcgcttgtttaaaataaaaagccaaaaacaaacCTGATTGGTGTAAGCATTGCTACACATGAAGATCCCCCTCACAATCTGACCAGTCCCTCCCGCAATCGCCTTGGCCAACACATTATTATAATCTTCAATCCTTGGAGCATACTCCTTCCAATCAACCCCcttatttttattattcttgGTCGATGTGGCACTAAAGCAAGTGTGCTCCATCAAAAACGAATCCAGAAACGCCAACTGACTCTCACACTGGTCGGGAAAAGTGACACCGTAGCTCAGCGGATCGCCGTCCTTCATGGGGAGGGAGAAGAGGTAGTGCAAAGCGTCGAGCTTCACGACCGGCTCGTCGTTTGTCAGCGGCCACTGAAGTTCTTCGCCGACTTTGATTATGGTGGCCAGAGTAACGTTGTTTTCCAAGATGTTTTCGAGGACGAAGTCGCCGCTTGCGAGCTCTAGGGTTTCTCCTTCGTCCATGAGGTTGACTCTGCATCCTGGGATTTGGAGGAAGACTTGCTGCTGGATGTTTTTGGGTTGTTGGAATTGCTCAGTAGGGTCTTGGGTTCCGTACTGCGGCGGAGGTgtggttttgggtttggaacGGTGTGAACGACTGAAGCAAcccatttctttgttttgaaggAAACTAAACTGTTTGTGGTTGTAATTTGAGAGGGATTGGAGCAGCAAAGAAGGTGACGAAAAAGGCAGCTGTGTTAAGAGGAAAAGTTATTGAAATAATTGATGCTTTGTTTGCATCTTTATGCTATTCGTCTGCGTCAGTGTAATTATCGTGTGGCTTTCGGTGGAGAATTTAGAGGGTGCCAACTGTCGATATGATGCTGAATAATCAGTAAAGTACAGACAAACCTTGCAGGCTTCAAAGAGGTTTGAAGTGTGAACTCAAGTGCTTTTGTTTCAGATTATCGACCTAAGGATATTATTTGTGTTTCCATGTCACTTGTGAGTCGTGACTAATGTATTTTATTGTTGGATATTATTATCGGATagtttaatttttattgtttAGATATTATTACCGGATAGCTTATTCTACTTTTTtatcattaaaatattatttttataaaaattatttaatttatagaTCTCGTTTAGTTATTCATGCATGTGAAACAATAAATAATTTTGCTAACAAGTAATTTTTTTATCACgagttaattatttgtttgataCATATAAATAGCTGAAATAATATTCttaattgaataatttttttgtagatATAATCTTCAAATTATGATAAAAGTTGAACTTGTCCTATTGTAATATTTGTAAGGTAAAATTAGGTTAACCATGAGTGAGGATTAACTAGACTCCCTCTATATAGGAGAACGCAAACATTATTCTATAGAGAATTTGGTTTACTATCACAATAGCATtcgttttaataaaataattcatATTATTAGATTTGATGGGTACATACATTGGATCATGATATTTTACTTGCTACTCAGTCCTACagctttaaattttaataaaataatttatattattagtataaaaatattattgtactaaaaaagaaatataatatCCCACTCGTAACCGAAAGCCGTAATTGACTAATCTCCTAAGTTGAATGTCAGTCACACAATAATATTAAATTGAATGGTGAGCGAACTTCAAGTATTAAAGCAAAAGTCCAAAAGCCCACTGTAGCAAAGCACATACGTGTGTGAGAGATTCCAACAATTTCCACACGCACTGGTGTGTTGATATTCTACAGCCTGCGCTTGCGAACTATGTTGCACGGACACTTTGAAACCTCGAAATGACGGTGTCGACATTCTAACGTGAATTTAAAAATAAGCACTAATCACAACTGTTTCATACACGGTTGGAATTAGGTGCAACGGATGAGCAACCAACCTTTCATGATAGTTAGAATTTGTCTATTATTGCATCTATATATAATGAATTCCTTGCTTACAAAGAAAAGGTTCTACGTTCAGATGTCTATTATTACCATTAGAATATAGGGGTCTTTAAGTAAGTAGAAGAATTCTTTTACAACTACTATGTCTTCGACAGGTAAGTCTTGTActcatatatattaatatgtgATTTAGGATTCATGTCGAGTTTAATATTAGTTCCAACACACACTTTACATACATGGTCAACAGTTTAAACACGATCAAGACACGGTAAAGAAATTCTTGTAAATATAAATAGCATTTTCGAGCAATTTTGTAAACCCAAAATTTGCCGATCTGGACAACAGTCAGTCTTTCTGTACTAGTTTGGTACTGtgatgcttttataaaaaatgggtatagaaaaaagctgagctcaaaaatgtatttggtaaatacttaaaacaacttattttcacagttttggatgaaaaaaaagcTCAAAACgtgaagaaacaaaaataaatctaTTCTTAAAGCACagtaaaaacattttttttcatacCAAACCAtctacatctctctctctctctctctctctctctctctcttccgaAGCGACCCGCGGAGCATTTTCTTTCGTCTCCGAACAGATATCCTCAAATCATTGGCTGGATTTTCCAAACTTTCCGCTGACGGACAACCTCAAATCATGAGTCAGTAACTCAGCATCTTGACCCAACCAACCAGTCAGACAGGTACGTCGTCTCTGCGAATTTGCTTGAGTGAGCATGCAATGCATATAAAACACTTTCTTCTATCTAATAAGCCTCTTaccatttataaaaaaaataaaatacaaaaaagaaGTTATATATGTTATGTTCAATCAAAGTTTTAAAAGACGCTATATGTT
This is a stretch of genomic DNA from Malus domestica chromosome 02, GDT2T_hap1. It encodes these proteins:
- the LOC103418043 gene encoding senescence/dehydration-associated protein At4g35985, chloroplastic-like; amino-acid sequence: MGCFSRSHRSKPKTTPPPQYGTQDPTEQFQQPKNIQQQVFLQIPGCRVNLMDEGETLELASGDFVLENILENNVTLATIIKVGEELQWPLTNDEPVVKLDALHYLFSLPMKDGDPLSYGVTFPDQCESQLAFLDSFLMEHTCFSATSTKNNKNKGVDWKEYAPRIEDYNNVLAKAIAGGTGQIVRGIFMCSNAYTNQVQKGGEATLARPVEGKSYVKEQGSSSSKSAAKKKSGINKNLKRVKNLSKMTSKLSKAMLDGVGIATGSVMGPVVNSKAGKSFFALVPGQVLLASLDAINKILDAAEVAEKQALSATKGAAGRIVSNRFGESAGEATEDVIATAGHCACIAWNVFKIRKAINPASSVKTGVLKNAVRKGVKNAVKNRSKDS